The window gtatgaaaaaatttaagatgTGGTGAAGTACtttcaagtatattttttttagtttttgtcaaCAGAAAAAACGAGTTATTGAATTTAACTAATTCTTAAGTACATTcccatattttttcataaacattacacCTATACTTTCATTATACACACTAGTAATTGACAAGGATATCTTACAACTACTAATTTAACccttaagagtaaaaataaatatattttatttgaactgCAGGGTTGCCTTtgacaaaaaaatgtgatttggcttaataaaataaactgaaacaatTATCAGTAATGTTCATTTATTTGGTAACCAGACTGTACCAGACAGACCTAACATTTTCATAAGAGATTCATTACGTATCTCATCacttgtattaacattttttttgaatacttctttgataaatttaaaatgtttactcatATTTATAACAACACTTCTTATTTCTTTATCCCCAAACatagtattattaaattcatgttgattattattatgatgattatcccacatcatattttttgacTGTTCACCTAATGGGTACACACGAACCCAATCACCTTCTTGTGCTGGTGGATTTTCCCAGTCTTTGCCATTACCCCATAATGATAAAGGTGGGGTTCTAATTCTTTTCTTATAacttggttttttgtttttattcattgatattatattacttatattttttaactgttcattgacaatgttattattattttcattatattcttcACCAATATTTATGGTAGGTAAAAGAGCATTAACCTTTTTTGGTTGTGGTCTTGCTGATTTAACTTGACGATTGATTGATTTTGTTCGATTATTTGCTGAACTTGGATATGAATTACaggtattagaatttttatttgaccttcttctatttttattaaaatctgatgaTTGTGTCACTGCTGATTGTTGTTTCATTCTACGCCATCTATTAGCCATAGTTACAACTGTTATTGCAGTTTGTGAAGCAGATCTTTGGTTTTTATCGCATTTTTCATTATCAGCagttattatattactttcttcAATCGATTCGCTAggctttttgttgttgttattattggtTGTAACTTGTGTTATACAAGTATTACAAACACCAGTCGAccaaattgtaaataatgataaGCCTGTACAACAAACAGGCAATCCTAAGAGGTCAAACATATCATGTAACATCGGCTTCTTTACAGCAGGATCAACATCACAGTGATTACCAAGTGCTGGACTCAAATTCACCTGCAAATAtacaactattatttttcttattaaatttcattattaatgatgtcttgtaatattctgttttacacattataaaataataatgaatataatgctggatttttttcagaggcattttaagttaagcgaaaaattacaaaaaaaaataaaaaaaattaatttgtaaaaactcATGTATCACATTTTCATGAATTTGCAATGATGCcaggtttacaaaatattactgtagtacatttaattaaacagtgcttgtaaaataaattttattttccagaacGTGATCCTGGGAAATACAgagaatgaaaaatatgtaaattatattacattgtgTGGAATGAAGAGTTAAGCACAGATAGTTTAAGATTTTGAAGTCTGAAGAGTCTTGGTAATAATGTAGACAGTTTATCTGATTATCCAACAGAATTATGAGATTAACATCATATGATTCAAaaggtaaaaaatgaatttttttgttcatatcaAACACTTTTGTTTTCGACACTAATAATTCTGTTTTGGAACAAGGGTACTCTTGCATTACAACAGTACGTTGctcaattttttgaaatcttttacttggggatcaataaaaataatgccTTTATGTTAGAGTGTTTTTATGTGGAGTACTATACCTCACTGATCATTAACATAATTTGCACagattaggtttttatttattttacatttgcaattatttttcttattgtagcTTTGAAAGAAATCCTGTTCACTtccatttgtaataaaattaaaaaaagatcttaaaaacttttttaaattcaacttttaaaggttggtaatttaaaaataaagaactatcactaattaatctttaatttggtGTGAACTTAAGAAAAtgctaactttaaaaaacaagttttttaattgtagattcgtgtaaagttaattaaaaatgtttttttaatagttttttgtttaacacttcttaattttattttgatttaagatTCGGATTctcttacaataaatttaaaaattttacaagaaatgttaaaaattaaacaaagaaaatgtacAGAATAAAGTAAGAAAACTGCTATCAACTATGATCACAAACTATCTAGAATGTGgggagtaataatttattaataaatagcagCTATCTGTGCCTTCACATTTGCATACTTGTAATGTagcctataaaaaaattaaaggttttttctggataaaaagaaagaagtacaaaaattcattgaaattgtTGCAGCTGTACTTAAGgaatgaagaaattaatagaTTCACaaagtgaaaacatttttaaaaattggtttatttcttaattttttgaaaaaattaatgtgcaTAGATTTTGTAGCCTATatgtttttctacaaaaaagaaatacagtaaaaaaaagattagtcaAAATCAGCACAGAGTTTTTGCGTGACTGACAAAATAAactatcagatttatttattagtgtgatATGGTATTAATGATACTTTAGTAAGATTAAGAAAGGAATACATATTTCTGTATCCAAAGAGAATTAATGGATAATTATTTGTAATCTCTAGAAATTTATTTGCATTctctagcttttttttttatcaaaatgcagTAAAAATATCCCGAtcaagcttggcatttttcaaatgctataaattcaatttccatatcccatgcacaacaagcttcgagcttatatggtgatatcatcatgaaaaacaaataataatacatattctcACACTACAGAACAACTGTAGCTTCTTCTTGGGAAAAGTCTTTATGTTATTTCTCTGCAttccatttattgttattattattatcaaacatGGGTTTATTATGCTTGTGTGAAGTATTATAGTCAGTTACCTCCAACAACCAAGGTCTTAGTGTTGAATCCACTAGAACATCAAAGCCATAAAACTCAAAACAGTTTGAAGTAGTTGGTACAT of the Lycorma delicatula isolate Av1 chromosome 10, ASM4794821v1, whole genome shotgun sequence genome contains:
- the LOC142331514 gene encoding putative tubulin polyglutamylase TTLL2 — encoded protein: MSFENGPFVFRINDNGSGPNLLLQVCLERGWREYNENGVLKDNWNLWWRTGGFPTSHYKQLKPWQFTNHIPKGSSICRKDNLSRYLKCMKKIFGTIYDFSPDAFNLPLEYTKLVAECSRQKNNNYEDPSNVWICKPVGQSQGRGISLFKKLSELVYDSNAVVQRYVQNPLLIGGYKFDLRLYVCVPSFHPPAIYLYREGLARFSTDKFSLSNLDNPFAHLTNTSLNKQGPRYTEMKDRVGAGCKWSLKQLRHYFNQSGFDDWLLWQRISSLVVLTVISQLNNVPTTSNCFEFYGFDVLVDSTLRPWLLEVNLSPALGNHCDVDPAVKKPMLHDMFDLLGLPVCCTGLSLFTIWSTGVCNTCITQVTTNNNNNKKPSESIEESNIITADNEKCDKNQRSASQTAITVVTMANRWRRMKQQSAVTQSSDFNKNRRRSNKNSNTCNSYPSSANNRTKSINRQVKSARPQPKKVNALLPTINIGEEYNENNNNIVNEQLKNISNIISMNKNKKPSYKKRIRTPPLSLWGNGKDWENPPAQEGDWVRVYPLGEQSKNMMWDNHHNNNQHEFNNTMFGDKEIRSVVINMSKHFKFIKEVFKKNVNTSDEIRNESLMKMLGLSGTVWLPNK